The following proteins come from a genomic window of Maribacter sp. HTCC2170:
- a CDS encoding NAD-dependent epimerase/dehydratase family protein, which translates to MMKQTIIITGADGFLGHHLVHQLAKTYDIVGLVRNPQNLKRLNVGQITLCSTHEPLNKVFERYRPIGIVHTATKYGRTGESVPSLLNVNVDLPLHLLELSQTYNSKVFINIGSFITQGKGYNYLQDYALSKKQCSEWLQLIANKANTCKVIDFTLYHPFGPGDSEAKFVSQMVKAIKGRTPFIDLTPGEQKRDFIYVADVVAAIELALNRSDGLQKPYTRTDLGTGSSQTLRYFLETLKAVSKNTETELRFGKLPYRKNEIMEAKAVPDLLTSWGWKPNYTLDQGLSLTLDQTI; encoded by the coding sequence ATGATGAAGCAAACCATTATTATTACTGGAGCCGATGGCTTTTTGGGCCACCACTTAGTCCATCAATTGGCCAAAACCTATGATATTGTTGGTTTAGTGAGAAACCCTCAAAACCTTAAAAGGTTAAACGTTGGGCAGATAACACTATGTAGTACCCATGAGCCATTAAACAAGGTTTTTGAGCGATACCGACCTATTGGAATTGTTCACACCGCAACTAAATATGGAAGAACTGGTGAATCTGTACCCAGTTTACTAAACGTAAATGTTGATTTACCATTACATTTGCTAGAACTGTCACAAACATATAATTCCAAAGTATTCATTAATATTGGTAGTTTTATCACCCAAGGCAAAGGTTATAATTATTTGCAAGATTACGCGCTTTCTAAAAAGCAATGTTCAGAATGGCTTCAACTTATAGCCAATAAAGCCAATACTTGTAAAGTAATCGATTTTACCCTGTACCACCCGTTTGGGCCTGGGGATTCTGAAGCTAAGTTTGTCAGCCAAATGGTAAAAGCCATTAAAGGAAGAACCCCTTTTATAGATTTGACCCCTGGTGAACAAAAGAGAGACTTTATTTATGTGGCCGATGTGGTGGCTGCTATTGAATTGGCTTTAAACCGGTCTGATGGTTTACAAAAGCCTTATACTCGAACAGATTTGGGCACGGGTTCATCCCAAACGCTACGCTATTTTCTCGAAACTCTCAAGGCCGTATCCAAAAATACCGAAACTGAACTTCGATTTGGAAAATTACCTTATCGTAAAAACGAAATTATGGAAGCAAAAGCTGTTCCTGACTTACTTACCTCTTGGGGCTGGAAACCTAATTACACCCTTGATCAGGGCCTTTCACTTACCTTGGACCAAACAATTTAG
- the rfbG gene encoding CDP-glucose 4,6-dehydratase has product MENMVVYDDFFKGKRVFLTGHTGFKGSWITLLLKALGAEVTGYALSPDQKQNLFDYAGLDKKMCSHIGDIQDFSALKEAMRNADPEIVIHMAAQPLVIESYKNPVYTYGTNVMGTVNVLETVRQLPNVAVCLNITTDKVYKNNEWLWGYRETDSLGGHDPYSNSKACSELVTQAYRDSFFTDSNTILATARAGNVIGGGDWAANRLVPDFIKSIQSGEQVVIRSPKAVRPWQHVLDCIGGYLHLIWQLSTSKKLASSYNFGPDNDNIRTVESLIEIVCKAWGNSVSYRIEGNDTFHEAGLLRLDISRTIQELGWQPKWGMEKTVLQLVDWYKGFSEGQDALELCLKQIDEFLHH; this is encoded by the coding sequence ATGGAAAACATGGTAGTATATGATGATTTTTTTAAGGGGAAAAGGGTTTTTTTGACCGGACATACAGGTTTTAAAGGTTCATGGATAACTCTTTTGCTTAAAGCCCTTGGAGCTGAAGTAACAGGTTATGCACTTTCTCCCGACCAAAAACAAAACTTATTCGATTATGCTGGTTTGGATAAAAAAATGTGTTCTCATATTGGGGACATACAGGATTTTTCTGCTTTAAAAGAGGCAATGAGAAATGCTGATCCCGAAATAGTGATTCATATGGCTGCTCAGCCACTGGTTATCGAATCATATAAAAATCCTGTATATACCTATGGGACAAATGTGATGGGAACAGTGAATGTTCTTGAGACGGTTCGTCAATTGCCCAATGTAGCTGTTTGTCTTAATATTACCACAGATAAAGTATACAAAAACAACGAATGGCTTTGGGGGTATCGCGAAACAGATTCTTTGGGGGGGCATGACCCCTATTCCAACAGTAAGGCTTGTTCTGAATTGGTTACCCAAGCTTATCGCGATTCTTTTTTTACTGATTCCAACACCATTTTGGCTACAGCAAGAGCCGGAAATGTTATTGGTGGAGGAGATTGGGCCGCAAATAGGTTGGTTCCCGATTTCATTAAATCTATCCAATCCGGGGAGCAAGTAGTGATAAGAAGCCCAAAAGCGGTGAGACCTTGGCAACATGTTCTTGATTGTATTGGTGGATACTTGCACCTCATTTGGCAATTGTCAACGAGCAAAAAATTGGCATCGAGTTATAATTTCGGCCCAGACAATGACAATATTAGAACGGTTGAATCCCTTATTGAAATAGTTTGTAAGGCTTGGGGAAATTCAGTTTCATATAGAATCGAAGGCAATGACACTTTTCATGAAGCGGGTTTGTTACGATTGGATATTTCTAGGACAATACAAGAATTGGGGTGGCAACCTAAGTGGGGGATGGAAAAAACCGTATTACAATTAGTTGATTGGTACAAAGGTTTTTCCGAGGGTCAAGACGCCTTAGAACTTTGCCTAAAGCAAATAGATGAATTTCTTCATCATTGA
- the rfbF gene encoding glucose-1-phosphate cytidylyltransferase has product MKVLLLAGGLGTRISEETHLKPKPMIEIGGKPILWHIMKMYSHHGFNEFTILLGYKGYVVKEFFANYFLHQSDVTMDLAENKITFHNNKSEPWKITLLDTGLHSMTGGRILRARDFVGDEPFMLTYGDGVSDVNIKALEEYHRSHSGCITMTSVQPDGRFGALKMKGNRISQFLEKPKGDGAWINGGFFVCDPKVFDYLDGDSTVFERDPLEKMAEDKELFAFKHTGFWKPMDTLRDKNQLEEMWTNNTAKWKTW; this is encoded by the coding sequence ATGAAAGTTTTATTATTGGCCGGTGGGCTTGGAACACGGATTTCTGAAGAAACACATCTTAAGCCAAAGCCCATGATAGAAATTGGAGGAAAACCAATTTTATGGCATATTATGAAAATGTACTCTCATCACGGCTTTAATGAATTTACAATCTTATTGGGGTACAAGGGATATGTGGTCAAAGAGTTTTTCGCCAATTACTTTCTGCACCAATCCGATGTTACTATGGATTTGGCAGAAAATAAAATTACCTTTCATAACAATAAATCAGAACCTTGGAAGATTACTCTTTTAGATACTGGATTGCATAGTATGACCGGTGGGCGGATACTCAGAGCTCGTGATTTTGTTGGAGATGAACCATTTATGCTTACCTATGGTGATGGAGTATCTGATGTAAATATTAAGGCCTTAGAGGAGTACCATCGAAGTCATTCTGGTTGTATCACTATGACCTCTGTGCAGCCTGACGGAAGATTTGGTGCACTTAAAATGAAAGGAAACCGTATTAGTCAGTTTTTAGAAAAACCTAAGGGAGATGGAGCTTGGATCAATGGTGGTTTTTTTGTTTGTGACCCCAAGGTTTTTGATTATTTAGATGGGGATTCTACTGTTTTTGAAAGGGACCCGTTGGAAAAAATGGCAGAGGACAAAGAGCTCTTTGCATTTAAACACACAGGTTTTTGGAAGCCTATGGACACGCTTAGAGATAAAAATCAACTAGAGGAAATGTGGACCAACAATACAGCGAAATGGAAAACATGGTAG
- a CDS encoding carbamoyl-phosphate-synthetase: MQKKLIILGGNPETGVLVDTAESMGVYTIVIDPNPNAPAKKSASETYDIDGFDIDKIVSIAKERKVDGVLVGVADILVKSYWEICEKLDFPCYATEKAVEAFCSKDGFKRACLQFDIQDIPGIYLDRESDITKPNIIDYPLMIKPVDSGGGVGMSICRNDSDYEESVKTALNFSKKGVVLVEKYMDCDDMAVYYTFKDGIPYLSATYDRITTKDQGDVSPVCIGAVYPSKHTEQFENYVHPKLCSFFDGLGLKNGILNMQFFVEKNKFYAYDPGFRLQGEAPHIHLAHINGFDHRKMLVNFALTGTFGEADFSQKNDPRFKGKSACTIWVLLTDGKIGSIKGLDDLKSDKKIAYVLDRFKTGDVVTPDMLGTERQVFARIYIEGNSTSELSQKIDEIKHNLIIHDDEGKDMILYWVDPSIINN; the protein is encoded by the coding sequence ATGCAAAAAAAACTAATAATACTTGGTGGAAATCCTGAAACGGGGGTTTTGGTAGATACTGCAGAGTCCATGGGAGTATATACTATTGTTATCGACCCTAATCCCAATGCTCCTGCAAAAAAAAGTGCTTCAGAAACCTATGACATAGATGGTTTTGATATAGATAAAATTGTAAGTATTGCCAAAGAAAGAAAAGTAGATGGGGTTTTAGTAGGAGTTGCTGACATCCTAGTAAAATCGTATTGGGAAATTTGTGAGAAACTTGATTTTCCTTGTTATGCTACTGAGAAAGCAGTTGAAGCATTTTGTAGTAAAGATGGTTTTAAGAGGGCTTGTCTTCAATTTGATATTCAAGATATACCTGGAATCTATCTAGATAGAGAATCAGACATAACCAAGCCTAATATTATTGATTACCCATTGATGATTAAACCCGTGGATAGTGGTGGTGGAGTGGGAATGAGTATATGTAGAAATGATTCAGACTACGAGGAATCAGTTAAAACAGCGTTGAATTTCTCTAAGAAAGGGGTTGTATTGGTAGAAAAATATATGGACTGCGATGATATGGCGGTCTATTATACTTTTAAAGATGGAATACCTTATCTATCGGCAACTTATGATCGGATTACCACCAAAGATCAGGGCGATGTTAGTCCGGTTTGCATTGGGGCTGTTTACCCTTCAAAACACACAGAACAATTTGAAAATTATGTTCATCCTAAATTATGTTCTTTTTTTGATGGGTTGGGATTAAAAAATGGTATTCTGAACATGCAATTTTTTGTAGAAAAGAATAAATTTTATGCCTATGACCCAGGATTTAGATTGCAGGGGGAAGCCCCACATATTCACCTTGCCCATATAAATGGGTTTGATCATCGAAAAATGTTGGTGAATTTTGCTTTAACGGGTACTTTTGGTGAGGCTGATTTTTCACAAAAAAACGACCCCAGATTTAAAGGCAAATCTGCATGTACAATTTGGGTGCTTCTGACCGATGGTAAAATTGGGTCTATAAAAGGTTTGGATGATTTAAAATCAGATAAAAAAATTGCTTATGTACTTGATAGGTTTAAAACTGGAGATGTTGTAACACCGGATATGCTAGGAACTGAAAGACAGGTTTTTGCAAGAATTTATATTGAAGGAAACTCTACATCAGAGTTAAGTCAAAAGATTGATGAAATAAAGCATAATTTAATAATTCATGATGACGAGGGGAAAGATATGATTTTATACTGGGTTGACCCTTCAATAATAAACAACTAA
- a CDS encoding SDR family NAD(P)-dependent oxidoreductase yields MNDSNTAHKVAVITGGSRSIGLAIAKRFYESGMKVAILSVGEGSAKKAAESIDKSGTGALGLQCDVSDESSVELALEKINSLFGRIDILVNSAGILDMSSIEEMTTEHWDKVLSTNLRGTFTTIQKSIKYLEKSKFPRIINISSNSGRMGGFENGMAYSASKGGIIALTYGLARKLAPKGITVNCIAPGTIEGDMSAQRSQETLNNLLKRFPIGRFGTPEEVAAAALYYAGDDSGFTTGSVLDVNGGLFMG; encoded by the coding sequence ATGAATGATTCAAACACTGCTCATAAGGTTGCTGTAATAACTGGCGGTTCCCGTAGTATTGGTTTAGCAATTGCAAAGAGATTTTATGAATCTGGGATGAAAGTTGCCATTTTAAGTGTTGGAGAAGGTAGTGCGAAAAAAGCTGCCGAAAGTATTGATAAGTCAGGCACCGGAGCTTTGGGTTTGCAGTGCGATGTTTCAGATGAATCTTCTGTGGAACTTGCTTTAGAAAAAATTAACTCTTTGTTTGGGAGAATAGATATTTTAGTTAATAGTGCTGGAATTTTGGATATGAGTAGTATTGAAGAAATGACAACTGAGCATTGGGATAAGGTATTGTCAACAAATTTAAGAGGAACATTTACTACCATACAAAAATCTATTAAGTATCTAGAGAAAAGTAAATTTCCTAGAATAATAAACATCTCGTCAAATTCAGGACGTATGGGCGGTTTTGAAAATGGAATGGCTTATAGTGCTTCAAAAGGAGGGATAATTGCTCTGACATATGGGCTTGCTAGAAAATTAGCTCCAAAGGGAATAACAGTGAATTGTATTGCACCTGGGACAATTGAAGGAGATATGTCAGCACAACGAAGTCAGGAGACTTTGAACAATTTACTTAAACGCTTTCCAATAGGTAGATTTGGAACACCTGAAGAAGTTGCCGCTGCTGCTTTATACTATGCTGGTGACGATTCTGGGTTCACTACAGGTTCGGTTTTAGATGTCAACGGAGGATTATTTATGGGATAA
- a CDS encoding SDR family oxidoreductase codes for MTSNILDKFNLKGKKAIVVGGAGDLGKAMVEAIAQAGAQTVVIDLDDRVFEICEDFQNNDLNVSPLKADVSKIEEIKKSYNSALDILGGELDILINSAGIQRRYPSENFPEDVWNEVISINLDATFYYCKYAGNTMLKKGSGKIINIASIMSVLGGITIPAYAASKGGVAQLTKALSNDWAAKGICVNAIGPGYMDTQLNVALINDKKRTEEVFNRVPMKRWGNGEDLKGLAVFLSSSASDYITGCLIPVDGGYLAR; via the coding sequence ATGACATCAAACATTTTAGACAAGTTTAATTTAAAAGGAAAAAAAGCAATCGTAGTTGGTGGTGCAGGGGATCTTGGAAAGGCAATGGTAGAGGCAATCGCGCAAGCAGGAGCGCAAACTGTGGTTATTGACTTAGATGATAGAGTTTTTGAAATTTGCGAAGATTTTCAAAATAATGATCTTAATGTAAGTCCATTAAAGGCAGATGTTAGCAAGATTGAAGAGATTAAAAAATCATACAATTCGGCTCTTGATATATTGGGTGGAGAATTGGATATTCTGATTAATTCTGCTGGTATTCAAAGAAGGTATCCAAGTGAAAATTTTCCTGAAGACGTATGGAATGAAGTTATTTCAATCAACTTAGACGCTACATTCTATTATTGTAAATATGCAGGTAATACTATGCTAAAAAAAGGGAGTGGTAAAATCATAAATATAGCATCAATAATGAGTGTTTTAGGTGGTATTACAATACCAGCTTATGCAGCGTCAAAAGGAGGTGTGGCTCAATTGACAAAAGCTCTTTCAAACGATTGGGCAGCAAAAGGAATTTGTGTTAATGCAATTGGACCTGGCTACATGGATACTCAGCTAAATGTTGCATTGATAAATGATAAGAAAAGGACGGAAGAAGTTTTCAATAGAGTTCCAATGAAAAGATGGGGCAATGGTGAAGATTTAAAAGGGTTGGCAGTTTTTTTATCATCTTCAGCTAGTGATTATATTACTGGATGTCTTATACCGGTAGATGGCGGTTATTTGGCTAGATGA
- a CDS encoding glycosyltransferase — MKLSVIIPLFNKEKYIERCLNSLLAQDISPIEYEIIIIDDGSKDSGAQIVQGYVEKHPNICLNSQSNQGPSIARNRCLEVAKGDYIYFLDADDLLTANVLGCLLELCEQNNLEILQFNSKEIENEALSDLPVNSSEEPQQLACPVTDGMSYISENNFRNEVWRYLIKRSFLLNSGIKFIDDMRAYEDLIFTTSVFLKSTRISRVELDAHRYVKVAGSIVTSKSYKKNLVFINNQEKAVEELKGLIENLNNSHKKHLDVVKKLKAKQQAVVFALLIRVIKYRLLNHEDLSLILDKMNKLGGYPIDRKIGAMGDGGLIFNRIIVPLFNTKNLLLLGTGILRLIPRS, encoded by the coding sequence ATGAAGTTAAGCGTTATCATTCCTTTATTTAATAAAGAAAAATATATTGAACGTTGCTTGAATAGTCTTCTTGCCCAAGATATCTCACCGATTGAATACGAAATAATAATTATTGATGATGGATCAAAGGATTCCGGCGCACAAATTGTCCAAGGATATGTTGAAAAACATCCTAACATTTGTTTGAATAGCCAATCTAATCAAGGCCCAAGTATTGCACGTAACCGTTGTTTAGAAGTAGCTAAAGGTGATTATATTTATTTTCTCGATGCAGATGATTTGCTTACTGCAAATGTTTTAGGTTGTCTTTTGGAATTGTGCGAACAAAACAATCTTGAAATATTGCAATTCAATAGTAAAGAAATAGAAAATGAAGCATTAAGTGATTTACCAGTTAATTCATCGGAAGAACCTCAACAATTAGCTTGTCCAGTAACGGACGGTATGTCATATATATCTGAAAATAATTTCAGAAATGAAGTCTGGAGATATTTAATCAAGAGAAGTTTTTTATTGAATTCAGGAATTAAGTTTATAGATGATATGAGGGCCTATGAAGATTTGATTTTTACCACAAGTGTCTTTTTAAAATCGACTAGAATTTCTAGGGTTGAACTTGATGCACATAGGTATGTTAAGGTTGCTGGGTCGATTGTCACAAGTAAGAGTTATAAAAAGAACTTAGTATTCATTAATAATCAGGAGAAAGCGGTTGAAGAACTTAAAGGATTGATTGAAAACCTCAATAATTCGCATAAAAAACACCTTGATGTCGTAAAAAAATTGAAAGCTAAACAGCAGGCAGTTGTTTTTGCTTTATTGATTCGGGTCATTAAATATCGACTTCTAAATCATGAGGATCTAAGTTTGATATTAGATAAAATGAATAAGTTAGGAGGCTACCCCATAGATAGAAAGATTGGGGCAATGGGTGATGGTGGTCTAATTTTTAACAGAATTATTGTACCACTTTTTAATACTAAGAATTTGCTTTTACTAGGAACAGGTATTTTGAGGCTTATTCCACGTAGTTAG